The following proteins are co-located in the Eleginops maclovinus isolate JMC-PN-2008 ecotype Puerto Natales chromosome 23, JC_Emac_rtc_rv5, whole genome shotgun sequence genome:
- the zgc:101583 gene encoding magnesium transporter NIPA2 has protein sequence MDGNRMDFYIGLSLAVSSSVFIGGSFILKKKGLLRLASKGSTRAGQGGYAYLKEWLWWAGLISMGTGEAANFAAYAFAPATLVTPLGALSVLVSAVLSSYFLNERLNVHGKIGCLLCVLGSTVMVIHAPQEEEVASLSAMAEKLKDPGFIVFAVCVVGSSLVLIFAVAPRFGQKNVLVYILICSVIGSLSVSCVKGLGIGIKELFAGIAVLKEPLFWSLLICLVICVSVQINYLNKALDIFNTSLVTPIYYVFFTTSVMACSAILFKEWLSMNTDGVVGTISGFLTIILGIFLLHAFKDIVFTFDSLPLFLRKGPQGFPWGHQPYVALPSHETQAEDEIKLPREGSSKGGWGTHQRAP, from the exons ATGGACGGGAACCGTATGGATTTTTACATCGGTCTCTCTCTGGCTGTGAGCTCCAGTGTTTTCATCGGCGGAAGTTTCATCCTGAAGAAGAAAGGCTTGCTGCGATTGGCCAGCAAGGGTTCAACGCGAGCAG GTCAAGGGGGCTATGCGTACCTGAAAGAATGGCTGTGGTGGGCAGGACTTATTTCAA TGGGAACTGGAGAGGCCGCCAACTTTGCTGCATATGCATTTGCGCCGGCCACACTGGTGACTCCTCTTGGAGCATTGAGTGTACTTGTAag TGCGGTGCTCTCCTCTTACTTTCTCAATGAGAGGCTGAATGTGCATGGGAAGATCGGTTGTTTGCTGTGCGTCTTGGGCTCCACAGTGATGGTGATCCATGCCCCGCAGGAAGAGGAGGTTGCCTCCCTCAGTGCTATGGCTGAGAAGCTCAAAGACCCAG GTTTcattgtgtttgctgtgtgcgTTGTTGGAAGCAGCCTGGTTCTTATCTTTGCCGTGGCTCCACGGTTTGGACAGAAGAATGTGCTCGTCTACATCCTgatctgctctgtgattggctccCTGTCTGTGTCTTGTGTCAAGGGCCTGGGCATTGGCATTAAGGAGCTATTTGCTGGGATAGCAGTGCTGAAGGAACCCCTGTTCTGGTCCTTACTCATCTGCCTGGTAATCTGTGTCAGTGTTCAAATCAATTACCTGAACAAAGCCCTCGACATCTTCAACACCTCCCTAGTCACTCCCATCTACTACGTCTTCTTCACCACCTCCGTCATGGCCTGCTCAGCCATTCTCTTCAAGGAGTGGTTGAGTATGAACACTGACGGAGTAGTTGGAACAATCAGTGGGTTCCTCACCATCATTTTGGGAATCTTCCTCCTCCATGCCTTTAAAGACATTGTATTTACTTTTGATTCCCTCCCACTCTTCCTGAGGAAGGGTCCTCAGGGCTTTCCATGGGGGCACCAGCCTTATGTGGCTCTTCCCAGCCACGAAACCCAAGCAGAGGATGAGATAAAACTGCCCAGAGAGGGAAGCTCAAAGGGGGGATGGGGTACGCACCAGAGAGCTCCTTAA